CGTCGACTGGCCGCGCGTCTACCTGCTGTCGACGTCGGGCCTGCCGCGCCTGGACGTGATCGACGTGACGGTCCCGACGGCCCCCGTGCTGGCCGGCAGCTGCGCCCTGGACGCGGGCGCGCTCGATCTGGCCGTGGCCGGGCACCGCGCCTACGTGGTCCGCGCCGCCGCCGGCGCGGGCGAACTGATGGTCGTCGACGCCACGAATCCGGCGAGCATGACGGTCGCTGCCCGGCGCCCCCTGCCGGCCGGCGTGCTGACCGTCGCGGTCGGCGCCGGCCGGCTGGTGGCCGCGGGCGGCACTCCCGCCGCGACCGTGTTGGATCTGGCGGACCCCGACGCGCCCTTGCAGACCGGCAGTTGGGCCGACGCCCTGTCGCCGTCCGCGGTCGATCTGGCAGGCGAACTGGCTTTTGTGGCCGGTCCCGGCGGCATGGCGGTCCTGGACCTCGCCGCGGGCGGCGACCCGGTCGCACGCGGCCGGCTCGCCGATCCCGGCGGCTGGACCGGCGTTGCGTGCGACGGCGCGGGCGGGGTCTGGCTCACGCGTCGCGACGACGATCCGGCCGGTGGCGAAGCGCGGCGCGTGGACGTGACCTTCCCCGAAGCGCCGTCGTCGGTGGGCAGCCTGTCGACGGGCGCCCAGGCAGTGGTCGCGGCGGGCGACCGGGCCTGGCTGGCCCGCGGCGCCGCCGGACTGGACGCCCTGGTCGCCGGTGCCGGCCCGGCGACGACGATCGGTGCCTGGCCGTCTCCCGCCCTCGACGCCGCGCCCGTCGCGATCGCCGCCCGCGGCGCCGTCGCCGTGGTGGTCCACGACGCCACCGTGGACGACAATCCCCGCGGCCTGCTGCACGCCCTGGACCTGTCCGATCCCGCACAGCCGCGCGATCGTGGCGGGCTCGAGTTCGCCGGCGCGCCCACCGACGTCGCGGTCGAGGAGGGGCTGGCGGCCTTCGCCTGGTACCACGCGCGGACCAACCGCGGCCGGGTCGTGCTGGCGGACCTGTCCGGCGACGGGTCCCCGTCGCTGATGGGTTCGGTGACCGTCTACGGCGAGCCGACCCGGCTGGTCCTGTCGCCTCCCTGGCTCTACTGCGGCGTGCGCGGCACCGGCGCCGGCATCGGCCACCACCTTTTGGTGATCGACGTCGCCGATCCGGCCGCGCCGCGGCTGGCGCTGGTCTGGACGATGTCCTACGCCGCGACGGCCATGGCGCTGCAAGGCGACCGGCTGCGGCTGGCCGGGCTCGACGGCGTGCTGCCCTACCTGCAGACGCTCGACGTCACGCAGCCCGACGATCCCACCTCGCTGTCCTTCTACCCCATGTCGCGAGCCTACTCCGACCTGCGCGTGCGCGGCGACCTGCTCTACGGCCTGGAGGCGGGCGGCACCCTGGACCTGATCGACATCTCCGAGGACTTCCTGTGGTTCCGCGACGTGCTGGACCTGCCGTCGCCGCCCGCGGCGCTCGCGGTGCGCGGCGAGCAGGTCCTGATCGCCGGCGGCGACCTGACGGCGGTCGACGCGACGGATCCCGACGCGATGCGCGCGCGCGGCAGCGCGCGGCTGGCCGGCGCCGTGGACGTCGCGGCGCTGGAGACGTGCCTGCTCGCGCTCGACGCCGCGGGCGTCACGGTGCTGCCGCTGCCCTGCAACGCGATCGTGCCGATCGAACCGCCGGCCGAGCCGCCGGCCGCCGACGGACCGACGCCGGCCGCGCTGCGCCTGCTGGGCGTCGCCCCGAACCCCTTCAATCCCGCCACCACGGTCCGCTTCGCGCTGCCGCGCCCCGCGTCGGTCGCGGTCGAGGTGTTCGCCCTCGACGGCCGCCGCGTCCGCACGCTGCTGCGCGCACCGCGGCCCGCGGGCGAGCACCTCGCCGAGTGGGACGGCCGCGACGACGACGACCGGATGCAGCCCTCCGGCGCCTACGTGGTGCGCATCGAGGCCGACGGGCGCAGCGATGCGCGCAAGGTGCAGTTGGTGAGGTAGGACGGTTCAGGAGCGGGACGGCTCAGGACCTGGT
This portion of the bacterium genome encodes:
- a CDS encoding FlgD immunoglobulin-like domain containing protein, with the protein product MRLKLLCALLLGLPCLPRPAACECLDYADRLHWAGRALVGGAIEDVAVDAQHAYVAVTDVGLKVLDLADPSFPSYRATLARTGGGWRIVVDWPRVYLLSTSGLPRLDVIDVTVPTAPVLAGSCALDAGALDLAVAGHRAYVVRAAAGAGELMVVDATNPASMTVAARRPLPAGVLTVAVGAGRLVAAGGTPAATVLDLADPDAPLQTGSWADALSPSAVDLAGELAFVAGPGGMAVLDLAAGGDPVARGRLADPGGWTGVACDGAGGVWLTRRDDDPAGGEARRVDVTFPEAPSSVGSLSTGAQAVVAAGDRAWLARGAAGLDALVAGAGPATTIGAWPSPALDAAPVAIAARGAVAVVVHDATVDDNPRGLLHALDLSDPAQPRDRGGLEFAGAPTDVAVEEGLAAFAWYHARTNRGRVVLADLSGDGSPSLMGSVTVYGEPTRLVLSPPWLYCGVRGTGAGIGHHLLVIDVADPAAPRLALVWTMSYAATAMALQGDRLRLAGLDGVLPYLQTLDVTQPDDPTSLSFYPMSRAYSDLRVRGDLLYGLEAGGTLDLIDISEDFLWFRDVLDLPSPPAALAVRGEQVLIAGGDLTAVDATDPDAMRARGSARLAGAVDVAALETCLLALDAAGVTVLPLPCNAIVPIEPPAEPPAADGPTPAALRLLGVAPNPFNPATTVRFALPRPASVAVEVFALDGRRVRTLLRAPRPAGEHLAEWDGRDDDDRMQPSGAYVVRIEADGRSDARKVQLVR